A single genomic interval of Dromiciops gliroides isolate mDroGli1 chromosome 1, mDroGli1.pri, whole genome shotgun sequence harbors:
- the LOC122755291 gene encoding protein PET100 homolog, mitochondrial — protein sequence MGVKLEVFRMMLYLTFPVAMFWVSNQAEYFEEYVIQRKREIFPPEREDQRRELEDFKERMRKQREERLLRATQE from the exons ATGGGGGTGAAGCTTGAGGTTTTTCGG ATGATGCTGTACCTCACCTTTCCGGTGGCCATGTTCTGGGTCTCCAACCAGGCTGAATATTTTGAGGAATACGTCATCCAGCGCAAG CGGGAGATCTTTCCTCCGGAGCGAGAAGACCAG CGTCGGGAGCTAGAAGACTTCAAGGAGCGAATGAGGAAGCAGCGTGAGGAGCGGCTACTCCGGGCTACCCAGGAGTGA
- the PCP2 gene encoding Purkinje cell protein 2 homolog: MHSQVPVSRAGTGEASGEVRSTISSPSSRRGNKDRPGGRGLRGLCLLRALSRLASPYAALPPTCLGDPTLNLQYVCSQTPLAQAGTPEEDGFFNLLTHVQGARMEEQRCPLQTEAGQGPPNKSSRSRSPSPSPVAPPEMDNLMDMVAHTQGRRMDDQRASINYLPGFQSGAPKDGVEQGSGKRSHHPLLVPQDPSALSFRRNSSPHPQTTGP, translated from the exons ATGCATTCCCAGGTACCAGTTAGCAGGGCTGGCACCGGGGAGGCTTCTGGTGAAGTGAGGAGCACCATCTCTAGTCCCTCTTCGCGGAGAGGCAATAAGGATCGCCCAGGAGGCCGTGGGCTCCGTGGGCTCTGCCTCCTCCGTGCCCTATCCCGCTTGGCCTCACCCTATGCAGCCCTGCCCCCCACTTGCCTGGGAGACCCTACCTTGAACCTTCAGTATGTCTGCTCTCAGACCCCGTTGGCCCAG GCAGGGACCCCAGAAGAAGATGGCTTCTTCAACCTGCTAACCCATGTCCAGGGTGCTCGGATGGAGGAGCAGCGCTGCCCCCTGCAGACTGAAGCTGGCCAGGGGCCTCCCAACA AGagcagccgcagccgcagcccGAGCCCAAGCCCCGTTGCTCCTCCGGAGATGGACAACCTGATGGACATGGTGGCCCACACCCAGGGACGTCGAATGGATGACCAACGTGCCAGCATCAACTACCTGCCTGGCTTCCAGTCTGGGGCCCCTAAG GATGGTGTGGAGCAAGGAAGTGGAAAGCGCAGCCACCATCCCCTGTTGGTTCCTCAAGACCCCTCTGCCCTCAGCTTCCGCAGGAACAGCAGCCCTCATCCCCAGACCACTGGCCCCTGA